A region of the Mycobacterium sp. NBC_00419 genome:
ACCGCGACATCGGGCACCCGGAGCCCCACGATCGCGCCGGCCATCGCCATCCGGTGATCGGCGTAGGAATGCCAGCTGCCACCGTGCAGCGGGCGGGCGGTGACGACCAGACCGTCGTCGGTCTCCGCACAGTCACCGCCGAGGGCGTTGATCTCGGTGCTCAGCGCCGCCAGCCGATCGGTCTCGTGGCCGCGCAGATGCGCGATTCCGGTCAGCCTGGACACCGAGCCCGGTTGGGCCAGCGCGGCCAGCGCCGCTACCGCCGGGGCCAGTTCGCCGACATCGTGCAGGTCGACCTCGAAACCCGGGTACCCGCCGGCCGCGCCGCGCACCTCCAGATACGAATCAGCCTGGTGCACAGTCGAACCCAGGAGCTTCAGGATGGACAGTATGGTGTCAGCCGGCTGCACGCTGGTCCTGGGCCACCCAACGATGCGCACCGCGCCGCCGGTGGCCACCGCCGCGGCCAGGAACGGCACCGAGTTGGACAGGTCCGGTTCGACGTCCCAGTGCCGGGCTGCCACGGGTCCGGGCGCCACCTGCCACTGATTGGCCACCGTGTCGTCGACCTCGACGCCGGCCTCCCGCAGCATCGCCACCGTCATCTCGATGTGCGGCGCCGACGGTACCGACGTACCCGTGTGCACCACTGTCACGCCGGTCCGGAAGGACGCTCCCGACAGCAGCAGCCCGGAGACGAACTGCGAGGACGCCGAGGCGTCGATGTACACCGTGCCGCCGCGGACGCTGCCGGTTCCGCGAACCAAGAACGGCAACCCGGTGCCCTCGATATCGACGCCCAGACCGCGCAGCGCGTCGAGCAGGGGAGCAATCGGGCGGGCCCGGGCCTGGTCGTCGCCGTCGAATTCCACCGCCGCTGTGCTCAAGGCGGCCAGCGGCGGGACGAACCGCAACACCGTGCCGGCCAGTCCGCAGTCGATGCGGGCCCGGGCAGTGGCAGGGGTGAGGGCGCCGCCGATGGTCAGATCGGCACCGTCGCCGTCGACGGTCAGGCCCAGCGTCTGCAGCGCACCGATCATCAGGTCGGTGTCGCGGCTGCGCAGCGCCCCGCTGATCGTGGTGCTTCCCTGCCCCTGCGCAGCGGCCAGCCCGGCCAGGATCAGGGTGCGGTTGGTCTGCGACTTGGAGCCCGGCACCGTGACGGTGGCGTGCACGGGCGCGGGTGCGCTCGGTGCCGTCCACAGTTCGGTGCTCACGGCTACATCCTGCCTTGTCGCACCCGTGGGTAACCATGGACGTATGTGCGGACGATTCGCGGTCACCACCGACCCGGCCCTGCTGGCCGAAAAGATCCAGGCCATCGACGAAGCCACGGCGGCGGGGGAGAGCCGGGGGGCCAACTACAACGTGGCGCCCACCGCCACCGTCGCGACCGTCGTGCGCCGCCACGACCAACCCGAGGACACCGCCACCCGCCGGGTGCGGCTGATGCGGTGGGGGCTGGTCCCGCCCTGGGTGAAGGGCACCGCCGAGGGCACCCCGGAGAACAAGGGCCCGCTGCTGATCAACGCCCGCGCCGAGAAGATCACCACCTCGCCGGCCTTCCGCGCCTCGGCCAAGAGCAAGCGCTGCCTGGTGCCGATGGACGGCTACTACGAATGGATGCCGAATCCGGACACCCCGGCCGGCAAGAAGGCCCGCAAGACGCCGTACTTCATGCACCGCGCCGACGGCGAGCCGTTGTTCATGGCCGGGCTGTGGTCGGTGTGGCGGCCCGAGAAGGACGCCAGCCCGTTGCTCACCTGCACGATCATCACGACCGACGCCGTCGGCCAGCTGGCCGAGATCCACGACCGGATGCCGCTGATCGTCGAGCAGGGTGACTGGGACCGCTGGCTGGACCCCGACGAGCCGGCCGCCGCCGACCTGCTGGCCGCCCCGCCCGATATCAGCGGTCTCGCGGTGCGGGAGGTATCGACCCTGGTCAACAGTGTCCGCAACAACGGGCCCGAGCTCATCGAGCCCGCCGAGGCAGACAACCAACCGGTTGGCCTGTTCTAGTGCGGCGGGTGCCGCTACGCTCACAGGCACATTCCGCCCAGCGAGAGGAGCGGCCATGACCGCGGTCCAACCCAAGTCCGATCAGGCCATCATCACCGTCCGCAACCCGGCCGACGGCCGGGTCGCCGGCACCGTCCCGATCGACGGTCCGGAGACAGTGGCTGCCAAGGCCCGGGAGTTGCGGCTGTTCCAGCAGGAATGGGAAGAGATGGGCGCGCGCGGCCGCAAGGTCTGGATGCTCAAATGGCGCGACTGGATTCTCGACAACACCGACCACCTGACCGAGGTCCTGATGTCGGAGACCGGCAAGTCCCGAGGCGACGCCATGCTCGAGCCGGTGGCCCTGGCCGACGCGATCAAGTACTGGTCGGGCAACGCCGAGGAGTTCCTCGCCGACCGCCACCCCAAGCCGCACAGCCTGCTGTTCAAGGTCAAGAAGCTGACCACGGTGTACCGGCCCTACCCGCTGGTCGGGATGATCGAGCCGTGGAACTTCCCGCTGGCGATGCTCGCCCTGGACGTGGTGCCCGCGCTGGCGGCCGGCGCGGCGGTTCTGCTCAAGCCCTCTGAGGTGACGCCACTGTCGGCCGTCGAGTTCGTCCGCGGCTGGAATGAGGTCGGCGCTCCGCCGATCCTGGCCCTGGCCACCGGCTACGGCGACACCGGCGCCGCGGTGATCGACAACGCCGACTACATCCACTTCACCGGGTCCACGGGCACCGGCCGCAAGGTCGCGGTGGCGTGTGCACAGCAGCTCAAGCCGTTCAGCCTGGAACTCGGCGGCAAGGACCCGGCGATCGTGCTGGCCGACGCCGACCTCGACCGCGCCGCCAACGGCATCGCCTGGGGCGGGATGTTCAACTCCGGCCAGGTGTGCATCTCGGTGGAGCGGGTCTACGTCGAGGCCCCGGTCTATGACGAGTTCGTCGCCAAGCTCACCGAGAACGTCCGCGCCATCAAGCAGGGCCAGGAGAGTGAGGGCGCCAGGTTCGACACCGGCGCGATGGCGACCGCCGCCCAGCGCGACATCGTCGACCGGCACGTGCAAGAGGCCGTCGCTTCGGGCGCGCGGGTGCTGGCCGGCGGCAAGCCGACCGGGGTCGGGACCTTCTTCCAGCCGACCGTGCTGGCCGACGTCACCCCGACCATGTCGTGCATCGCCGAGGAGACGTTCGGTCCGACACTGCCGGTGGTCAAGGTCGCCGACGAGGACGAAGCGGTCCGGCTGGCCAACGACTCCCAGTACGGGCTGTCCGCCAGCGTGTGGACCGGGGACGTCGAGCGCGGTGAGCGGGTGGCCCGCCGGCTGGAGTGCGGTGCCGTCAACATCAACGACGCGCTGACCAACGTGTTCTGCCCGTCGCTGCCGATGGGCGGCTGGAAGGATTCTGGCATCGGCTACCGCTCCGGCGGCGCCAGCGGGCTGATCAAGTTCTGCCGGCAGCAGGCCATCACCGCGCCCCGGATCCCCACCCAGAAGTCCGAACTGATGTGGTACTCGTCCTCGAAGCGCCAGGGCAAGATCGCGATCGCGGCGATGCGGGCCATGGCGGGCACCGGCGTGCGTCGCTTCGGGCTGCGCCCGAAGAACTAGCACAGCGGGCTGCGCCCGAAGAACTAGGCGGGCGAGTACCCGGGCGGGTTGGGGGTGTCGACCCACAGGTCGACCCCCAGCTCGGAGCCGGGGATGCAGTCGTAGACCGACAGGTCGGTGACCCCGGCGTCGAGCAGCACGTCCTCGCACAGCAGGGAGTGCCCGGTGAACTCGCGCGCCGGCTTGCTCAG
Encoded here:
- the aroA gene encoding 3-phosphoshikimate 1-carboxyvinyltransferase codes for the protein MSTELWTAPSAPAPVHATVTVPGSKSQTNRTLILAGLAAAQGQGSTTISGALRSRDTDLMIGALQTLGLTVDGDGADLTIGGALTPATARARIDCGLAGTVLRFVPPLAALSTAAVEFDGDDQARARPIAPLLDALRGLGVDIEGTGLPFLVRGTGSVRGGTVYIDASASSQFVSGLLLSGASFRTGVTVVHTGTSVPSAPHIEMTVAMLREAGVEVDDTVANQWQVAPGPVAARHWDVEPDLSNSVPFLAAAVATGGAVRIVGWPRTSVQPADTILSILKLLGSTVHQADSYLEVRGAAGGYPGFEVDLHDVGELAPAVAALAALAQPGSVSRLTGIAHLRGHETDRLAALSTEINALGGDCAETDDGLVVTARPLHGGSWHSYADHRMAMAGAIVGLRVPDVAVEDIATTAKTLPDFPRMWAELLGRD
- a CDS encoding SOS response-associated peptidase; this translates as MCGRFAVTTDPALLAEKIQAIDEATAAGESRGANYNVAPTATVATVVRRHDQPEDTATRRVRLMRWGLVPPWVKGTAEGTPENKGPLLINARAEKITTSPAFRASAKSKRCLVPMDGYYEWMPNPDTPAGKKARKTPYFMHRADGEPLFMAGLWSVWRPEKDASPLLTCTIITTDAVGQLAEIHDRMPLIVEQGDWDRWLDPDEPAAADLLAAPPDISGLAVREVSTLVNSVRNNGPELIEPAEADNQPVGLF
- a CDS encoding aldehyde dehydrogenase family protein, which encodes MTAVQPKSDQAIITVRNPADGRVAGTVPIDGPETVAAKARELRLFQQEWEEMGARGRKVWMLKWRDWILDNTDHLTEVLMSETGKSRGDAMLEPVALADAIKYWSGNAEEFLADRHPKPHSLLFKVKKLTTVYRPYPLVGMIEPWNFPLAMLALDVVPALAAGAAVLLKPSEVTPLSAVEFVRGWNEVGAPPILALATGYGDTGAAVIDNADYIHFTGSTGTGRKVAVACAQQLKPFSLELGGKDPAIVLADADLDRAANGIAWGGMFNSGQVCISVERVYVEAPVYDEFVAKLTENVRAIKQGQESEGARFDTGAMATAAQRDIVDRHVQEAVASGARVLAGGKPTGVGTFFQPTVLADVTPTMSCIAEETFGPTLPVVKVADEDEAVRLANDSQYGLSASVWTGDVERGERVARRLECGAVNINDALTNVFCPSLPMGGWKDSGIGYRSGGASGLIKFCRQQAITAPRIPTQKSELMWYSSSKRQGKIAIAAMRAMAGTGVRRFGLRPKN